TCGCTGGCACGAGCCACACATAATCTGCGGCTGTGGAATTCAGCATGGCGACATGTTCATTGATTCTGTCTAACGTTGCATAGTTGACGGATTGGCCAACCCCGTTTGAGCTCAGGATCGCGCCGAGCCGGCTTCGCGCTTCCCAAAACATGACAAAATTCAGCACGGCATACAGAGGCGACCAGGTCTGGAGCCACATGAACAAGCGCCAATAGGTGCCCATCAACCGTGACATCCCAGGCGAAATGGCAAGCACTAGGAGGAACGGGGTCATGATGTACACAACCCCTTCCACAATGGTCCGTAATAGCGGTACGACCTTTTGAGCGACATAGGACTTCGAGTAGCTTTGGAACTTTAAGTCCTTTTGGATCGCCTGCTGCTGCAAAAGCACAGTGTCCGCAGTCGCCGCGCGCCGTTTGGCATCGGCGGATTCGGCGTTTTTCCACGCATGGATGAGCAGCACATTATTAATCATGTCTCGGGCCGATTGCCCGACGGATAACAAGAGATTCGCCCGGATGTCCTCAGTGAGCCCTTCCTCATCGCCGGTGGCCGGATCAAGCTGCAACTGTGTCCGCAAATGCCGCATCGCCCCTTCGTAGTCAGGCTGCCCGGTGGTATACGCAGGAAGGATGAGAGAACTATAGAAGTCGGGACACACCCGCGGGGCCGCTTCCAACGTCCCACCTGTATATCCGAGTGCCGTGAGTGCGTTATTCGTAGCCCCGATATCATTGAGCAGATTCGGAGAATTCATCAGCGTACCGAGGTTCTTCTGGAGCAGGCCCACCTCCCGAAACACACACATCATAAAATATGAATCGGTATTGCGGGCCAGATCCGAGTCTTGCAATCTCGCATTGAGGACTTTTTGCAGATCGAATAGCGGGCGATTGAATGACGCTTGTCCCTGGGTATATTGCACGGGCATCGGAAACGACGCTTCGACAAGCTGAGTCGTGTAGTACCCTACTTGCCCCGAGAGGTATGCCGGTAACGCGATCGCCAGCGGCACACTGTTCACAATTTGATCGGGCACATCGGGATTGACTTGGTCTTCCACGGACACGTCGACCGTGATTCGGACACTGACAAAGAGAATGAAAAAGGCCCCGACGACCAGCGGGACCAAGAAGCGCCGATTGAACACAAAATACACGAGTCCGAACATCGCGAAGACAAGAAGTGCGAGCTCCATCAGGCTTTCGAAGCGTCCGGTGGTCATCATGATCCGGATGCCCAGTAGAATCTGCGTCAGCACATCGCCGTTGCCAAACGTATAGATCGTCCACATGATGCGCTATCCTCTCCCTCACATCGCAGACAGACTTACTCCGACTACCGCAGCGATCGCATTTCGCCCTGCGTCTTCGTCAACTGCATAAGCTGGTTGATGTTATTCACCATACGTTGCCGCTTCGCGAGACTCTCACTAGCCCCCCTTAGGATCTGATGCAGCCGCCCCTGAAAGTCTTGCAGATTGCCTGGCCACTCGGGTTTGACCTTTTGGATATAGCTAACGTTCCTGGACGTTTCGGTGGCCGCCCACTTCACCCATTGATACCCCATGTCCGCAGCGACCACTTCTGAAGACAATCGCGCAATCTGATTGCCGACATCCCGTGGACGCCCATAATCGGCGAGCATGGTCAGAATGGGGACCGGGGTCATGTTGATGATTTGCTGATCTGTCGCGCTGATCGCTGAGCCGGAGTAGAGGTCTTCGATCAGGTTACTCATGGACGTATACACGCGACTCTCGAATCCTTCGATATCGGTCGCGTCAGTAATCGTGGGGTTCAAACATTCCGAGTCGCCCCCACAATTAAACACTTTCACCACGTCGCCCAGATGACTATCGACCAGCTGTTCGAAGGTCATCGTCGGATCGCGGGTTTGAACATCGCCATCGTTCCCGACAATAACGGTCCCGGTGACCGACATCACCATGACGATGAGATTCTGATCCAGGCCAGCCTGCGTCAGGACATCCCACACCAGATTGCCAGTGACATCGTATTCCGTGCCTTTCAATGCTGAGGCCGCATCCGCATTCGACTGGTTCTTGACGGTATCCCGGTCTTCAAACACGTCTCCAATGGCGCCGCCCGCTTCCTTCATCTTCTGCCAGGCATCGCCGAATCGACTCGCGAGCTTTTGTTTGGAGGCTTCGTTCCCGGCTAGCGCTTTGCCCAATTCAATCCCTGTTTGACAGGGTTGGATCCGTCCCGCAGCATTGAGCGCTCTCGCAGCCGCTTCAATCTTGTTGAGCACGTCCGCGCAGTCTTCACAAATGGCTTTCATCGCCAGCTGGAAAGCGTACCCCAAGACGGCACCGGTCCCGATTTGCTGCAGCAATTGGACGTACCGATCTAGTTTGCCGTAGGAAAACGAGCCCAGGTAAACGTCGATGCCCTGGCAGCCCACGCTCAATCGCGGCGGGGCAATCGACCACAACCGCATCGGGTCCTGCCACAAACGGACCGAGACCCCGCCGCCGCTGAAGTAGCCTCGACTTTGACTTTCGTAGGCACCTGGAGGACTCGTGATCCCGACACCCCACGACGTGAACATGTTCGTAAGGGCATCATTCATCGACTGCGCCTGTACCAGGGGAGGCCAGACCAGTACTGCCCACATACACACTCCCACCAGAATCAGTTTGCTTCGCATCGTGTGTCCTTTATCCCTGAGACCGTCGCTCGCCCAACAATCCTCGGTTACGCAACAACACCAGCAAGCGCTCCCGTAGATCCGCATTCGTCATGAGACCGGCTCCGAGCGGCTTTAAGAAGTTCTCCTCAGGAATTGCCAGATAAATCATGGGCACCATATGCACGCCCACATTCTCCGCCATGCCATTGTTAGTGGCGGGCTGCGGGTACTCCGGCAATCCCACCCCGTCCAGCGACACAGGTTTCACCGTCAGTCCGTAGGTATCGGCAAAGACCTTCAATACCTTGGACTGTTCTTGACAAAACGGGCAGGTCGAGGTGAAGAAGAAGAACAGTCCGACCCGGTCGGCTGTGCCCGCCAGAAGCTGCTCTTCGGTGTTCCGCTTGATCTCGGCTTCGACGCTATGCCCATAGGTGGACGTGGGGTGTTGCGACGCATAGTCGAGTTTGGGGTCCGTGTACATGGCGATCTGCCATGCATCGGTGAAGCGTTGCGAGCGGTCATACGCTTCCTTTTGCACTTTGATGTAAGTCGTCACATTCTCGACCGAAGGATGATCCAACGCGCGTTCCTTCTTGGCCGACACCAGTTCACGCAATACCGTCATCGGAAGGGCGTTCAACTTCACGCCCTCGACCGAAAGCCCCTTAAACAGAGTTCGGTACTTCGACGGGTCCAGCCAAGCCTCTGGTGGTAAGCTATCCATCGTAACGGGGACAGGACTCTCTTCTGCGTCCTCCTCTGCCTCGGCTGACGGGTCCTGATAAGAGAACCACCCCTGCCTGGGATGGTCGATAAAAGTCTGAGACCCAGGAGGCTCAGCGGCCAGCACAGCGCTGCTCACCCCTCCCACCGAGCAGAAGGTCACGCAATACCAAGCTAGAGCATGCAGCAGTTTTGTCGTTTCCATAGCAGCCACACAAAATCCTCTCCAACGGCTGGCACGATTTTCCCGAGCCCCCACATCATGAGTGTCCGTCCTAGAGGCTGACAGCACGGGGGAGGGAGTCCTGTGTTTGGAATCGGCCAGAGTAATTGAAACTTGTACTGGCTTTTCACAATGAGTGCGGTCGGGATGTCCTCACACAGCAGCGGACCATTAGCGGAGGTCCAAAACTCTGTTCCCGCGCGGGCCAGTTTCGCTAACAATCGCGTCATCGACAGCGCGGCAGGTTTGAGGTCCCCATCCGCTCCTGAGACATGCCCAGTCGGCGGATACATGAATCCAAAGCTCCCGGCGCACCAGAACAGCGGATCAATTGGGAAACCGACTGCTGCAGCTACCGAATCGGCCGCGCAGGCCGCGAGTGCCACCGGATTGGCCAGGACCAATGCCTCCGGAAAGAGAATGAGTGAAATCAGGTCGTCGTCCCACAAGGGATCAATCTCGGAGGCATAGGCCAAATCGATTTCGTCTGCGATCCCGGTAGGATTCAGACACAGAATGTCCATTCCGATACCAACGATGGCCCATAGGGGAAAAACGAAATAATGCACATGAAAAAAGGCATAATTTAGCTCGGAGTCCATCTGTGTCGTAGCCATGCCACGCCCGATGTAACTGAACCCCCCGGCCAAAGACACACCGAGCGTCGGAAAGCACAGTGGATCGTGGACCGCCTCGACAAGATTCTTCGGCTCCCAGATCCCCAGAGGTAGCCCAGGAATGCAGATCGGACCAAGACACACACACCCACACAACTGCGGCGGAAACGGGGCGTGTCCAGGACCGATGGCCGGTTCGGTAAAATCTTCTCCCAGGTTAAACACCGTGACCCCGCTGAGAGAAATGGGAAACATGCACTCCCAACACGTCGTAGCGAGACTATTCGCCAACACA
This DNA window, taken from Nitrospira sp., encodes the following:
- a CDS encoding conjugal transfer protein TraH is translated as MRSKLILVGVCMWAVLVWPPLVQAQSMNDALTNMFTSWGVGITSPPGAYESQSRGYFSGGGVSVRLWQDPMRLWSIAPPRLSVGCQGIDVYLGSFSYGKLDRYVQLLQQIGTGAVLGYAFQLAMKAICEDCADVLNKIEAAARALNAAGRIQPCQTGIELGKALAGNEASKQKLASRFGDAWQKMKEAGGAIGDVFEDRDTVKNQSNADAASALKGTEYDVTGNLVWDVLTQAGLDQNLIVMVMSVTGTVIVGNDGDVQTRDPTMTFEQLVDSHLGDVVKVFNCGGDSECLNPTITDATDIEGFESRVYTSMSNLIEDLYSGSAISATDQQIINMTPVPILTMLADYGRPRDVGNQIARLSSEVVAADMGYQWVKWAATETSRNVSYIQKVKPEWPGNLQDFQGRLHQILRGASESLAKRQRMVNNINQLMQLTKTQGEMRSLR
- a CDS encoding TraU family protein, with translation MNKLSKRRIQHMLLLVCLSCVLIGVATLWPSGSAEAVCTTGTNVLANSLATTCWECMFPISLSGVTVFNLGEDFTEPAIGPGHAPFPPQLCGCVCLGPICIPGLPLGIWEPKNLVEAVHDPLCFPTLGVSLAGGFSYIGRGMATTQMDSELNYAFFHVHYFVFPLWAIVGIGMDILCLNPTGIADEIDLAYASEIDPLWDDDLISLILFPEALVLANPVALAACAADSVAAAVGFPIDPLFWCAGSFGFMYPPTGHVSGADGDLKPAALSMTRLLAKLARAGTEFWTSANGPLLCEDIPTALIVKSQYKFQLLWPIPNTGLPPPCCQPLGRTLMMWGLGKIVPAVGEDFVWLLWKRQNCCML
- a CDS encoding conjugal transfer protein TraF, coding for METTKLLHALAWYCVTFCSVGGVSSAVLAAEPPGSQTFIDHPRQGWFSYQDPSAEAEEDAEESPVPVTMDSLPPEAWLDPSKYRTLFKGLSVEGVKLNALPMTVLRELVSAKKERALDHPSVENVTTYIKVQKEAYDRSQRFTDAWQIAMYTDPKLDYASQHPTSTYGHSVEAEIKRNTEEQLLAGTADRVGLFFFFTSTCPFCQEQSKVLKVFADTYGLTVKPVSLDGVGLPEYPQPATNNGMAENVGVHMVPMIYLAIPEENFLKPLGAGLMTNADLRERLLVLLRNRGLLGERRSQG